GGACCTGGAAGCCCTCCACCTGCTGGCCGTCGGCGTCCATGACGAGCTGGCCCTTCAGCCCGATGTCGGCGACCTGGGTGCGGGCGCAGGCGTTGGGGCAGCCGTTGACGTTGACCGAGATCTGCGTGTCGAGGTCGGGGAAGCGCTTCTCCAGCTCGGTGACCAGGCGGCGCGAGCGCTCCTTGGTGTCCACGATCGCCAGCTTGCAGAACTCGATGCCGGTGCAGGCCATCGTGGAGCGGCGCCAGTTGCTCGGGCGGGCGGTGAGCCCGATCTTCTCGAGGTCGTCGGCGAACCGCTCGGTGTCCTCGGCGGCGACGCCGATCACCACCAGCTTCTGGTAGGCGGTCAGCCGCGCGCCGGCGGCGCCGTACGCGTCCACGAGGTCGCCGAGCGCCGACAGCGTCGTGCCGTCGATGCGGCCGACCACGGGCGCGGCGCCGATGTAGAAGTGGCCGTCCTTCTGCTCGTGGATGCCGATGTGGTCGCCGGGCGTGACCGGAGCCGCGGGGGAGGGGTTGTCGACGAGGGCGCGGTGGAGGTACTCGTTCTCGAGGACCTCGCGGAACTTCTCCTTGCCCCAGTCGGCGAGCAGGAACTTCAGGCGGGCCTTCGAGCGCAGCCGCCGGTAGCCGTAGTCGCGGAAGATGCCCGCCACGCCCTCCCACGCGTCGGCCACCTCGTCGAGGGGGATCCACACGCCGAGCTTGTGGGCGAGCATCGGGTTGGTGGACAGCCCGCCGCCGACCCACAGGTCGAAGCCGGGGCCGTGCTCGGGGTGGACCGTGCCGACGAAGGACACGTCGTTGACCTCGGGCGCCACGTCGTGGCTGGGGTGCCCGGTGAGCGCGGTCTTGAACTTGCGCGGCAGGTTCGAGTAGGCCGGGTTGCCCAGGATGCGGCGCTTGATCTCGGCGAGCGCCTCGCTGCCGTCGATGATCTCGTCCTTGGCGATGCCGGCGACGGGCGAGCCGAGGAACGGCCGCGGGCTGTCGCCGCACGCCTCGAGCGTGGTGAGGCCGACCGACTCGAGCCGCTCCCAGATCGCCGGGACGCTCTCGATCTCGATCCAGTGGTACTGGATGTTGTTGCGGTCGGTGATGTCCGCGGTGTTGCGGGCGTACGACGTCGAGCACTCACCGAGGGCGCGCAGGGCCGGCCCGTCGAGGATCGCTCCGTCGGTGCGCACGCGCATCATGAAGAAGCGGTCGTCGAGCTCCTCCTCCTCGAGCTGCGCGGTCTTGCCCCCGTCGAAGCCGGGCGCACGCTGCGTGTAGAGGCCCATCCACCGGAACCGGCCGCGCAGGTCCGCGGGATCGATCGAGTCGAAGCCGCGGCGCGAGTAGGTGAAGAGGATGCGGTCCCGCACGTTGAGCGGGTCGTCGTCCTTCTTGGACTGCTCGTTCTTGTTGAGCGGCTCGGTGTAGCCGAGCGCCCACTGGCCCTCGGCGCGCTTGGGGCGCGGGATCTCGGTGCTCTGGGCGGCCTGGGGCTTGAACCGGAGGTCGGGCATGGTCAGGAATATCCTGTTCGCTGAGGAGTGCCGCGCGCGACGTTGAGCGCGGAGAAGACGTGCTGGGGGGCGGCGTCAGCGATGCCAACAGGTCGCGCTGCCCACGCGCATGAGGTCGACGTGACGTCGGACCACGAGGTGCGCGTGGGTGGAGGCGGTGACCATGTCAAGAAGTCTCAGTCACTGGACACCGGTTCCACAAGGCGAAATCTTGTCATGTGAGATGGCGCTCCGACATGTGAGACGGCGGGGGCTGGCGACGCTTGTGGAGGACCACCGGTGCGGTCCAGGTCACACCGTCCGCGCCCGCGCGACCTCGTACGTCGGTCCGCGACGTGGCCTCTAGGCTGTGACGCATGACGGACTCCCTGATCAGCAGCGCGTACTCCCAGGCCCTCGAGGTCATCGCCTCGGTGGAGCCGCGGATCGCCGAGGCCACCCGCCAGGAGCTCGCGGACCAGCGCGGATCGCTCAAGCTGATCGCGTCGGAGAACTACGCGTCGCCGGCCGTGCTGCTCACCATGGGCACCTGGTTCAGCGACAAGTACGCCGAGGGCACCGTCGGGCACCGGTTCTACGCCGGTTGCCAGAACGTCGACACGGTGGAGGCGCTCGCCGCCGAGCACGCCCGCGAGCTGTTCGGCGCGCCGTATGCCTACGTCCAGCCGCACTCGGGCATCGACGCCAACCTCGTCGCCTTCTGGTCGATCCTGGCCAACCGGGTCGAGACCCCCTACCTGCAGAAGCTGCAGACCAAGAACGTCAACGAGCTCACCGAGGCCGACTGGGAGACGCTGCGCCACGAGTTCGGCAACCAGCGCCTGCTCGGCATGTCCCTGGACGCCGGGGGCCACCTCACCCACGGCTTCCGCCCGAA
This genomic stretch from Nocardioides renjunii harbors:
- a CDS encoding nitrite/sulfite reductase is translated as MPDLRFKPQAAQSTEIPRPKRAEGQWALGYTEPLNKNEQSKKDDDPLNVRDRILFTYSRRGFDSIDPADLRGRFRWMGLYTQRAPGFDGGKTAQLEEEELDDRFFMMRVRTDGAILDGPALRALGECSTSYARNTADITDRNNIQYHWIEIESVPAIWERLESVGLTTLEACGDSPRPFLGSPVAGIAKDEIIDGSEALAEIKRRILGNPAYSNLPRKFKTALTGHPSHDVAPEVNDVSFVGTVHPEHGPGFDLWVGGGLSTNPMLAHKLGVWIPLDEVADAWEGVAGIFRDYGYRRLRSKARLKFLLADWGKEKFREVLENEYLHRALVDNPSPAAPVTPGDHIGIHEQKDGHFYIGAAPVVGRIDGTTLSALGDLVDAYGAAGARLTAYQKLVVIGVAAEDTERFADDLEKIGLTARPSNWRRSTMACTGIEFCKLAIVDTKERSRRLVTELEKRFPDLDTQISVNVNGCPNACARTQVADIGLKGQLVMDADGQQVEGFQVHLGGALGLNPVMGRKLRAHKVTSAGLDDYVTAVVSAYLGDRTDGERFADWVARADERLLRGEPEPVPA
- a CDS encoding putative leader peptide — encoded protein: MVTASTHAHLVVRRHVDLMRVGSATCWHR